One region of Paraburkholderia acidiphila genomic DNA includes:
- a CDS encoding NAD(P)/FAD-dependent oxidoreductase, producing MQTHYDVLIVGTGHGGAQAAIALRQQKFGGTVALVGDEPHLPYERPPLSKDYLSGEKTFERLQIRPSAFWEDRQVTLYLGKRVEAVEANAHMILLNDGTRLSYGSLIWAAGGRPRRLACAGAEAEGVHVVRTRDDVDRLMASLNRLRHIVVIGGGYIGLEAAAVLVKLGKRVTVIEAADRVLARVAGEPLSRFYEKEHRAHGVELRLGTQVEGLDVADHHVTGVRLVGGESIQADAVVVGIGIIPNVEPLLAAGAEGANGVEVDAYCRTSLPGILAIGDCALHANRYADGRVIRLESVQNANDQATIAAKTVSGALENYEAVPWFWSSQYDLRLQTIGLSTGHDQVVVRGDPATRAFTLIYLRHGQVIALDCVNTPKDYVQGRALVTEGLSLDAVMLADAGQPLKALVETARNAARVTVCLPNTQGNTSSPV from the coding sequence ATGCAAACTCATTATGACGTTCTGATTGTCGGGACGGGACATGGCGGCGCACAGGCCGCGATTGCCCTGCGGCAGCAGAAGTTCGGCGGCACCGTTGCGCTGGTCGGCGACGAGCCACATCTTCCGTATGAACGTCCGCCGCTTTCGAAGGATTACCTGTCTGGTGAAAAGACCTTTGAGCGTTTGCAGATCAGGCCGTCAGCCTTCTGGGAGGATCGGCAGGTCACGCTGTACCTGGGCAAACGGGTTGAAGCGGTCGAAGCCAATGCGCACATGATCTTGCTCAATGACGGCACACGCTTGAGCTACGGATCGCTTATATGGGCTGCCGGCGGCCGTCCGCGACGCCTGGCCTGTGCGGGTGCCGAGGCCGAGGGCGTACACGTGGTAAGAACCCGTGACGATGTGGACCGGTTGATGGCGAGTCTAAACCGACTTCGCCATATCGTCGTGATCGGTGGCGGGTATATCGGTCTCGAGGCTGCTGCGGTACTGGTGAAGCTCGGCAAGCGGGTCACCGTGATCGAGGCGGCCGACCGGGTGCTTGCCCGTGTGGCAGGGGAGCCTCTGTCACGCTTTTATGAGAAGGAGCATCGGGCACACGGCGTCGAACTCAGACTCGGTACTCAGGTCGAGGGGCTCGACGTGGCTGATCATCACGTGACGGGTGTGCGCTTGGTGGGCGGCGAATCGATTCAGGCCGATGCCGTTGTGGTCGGCATCGGGATAATACCGAACGTCGAGCCACTGCTGGCCGCCGGCGCGGAGGGCGCTAACGGCGTGGAAGTGGATGCATACTGCCGCACTAGTCTGCCTGGCATCTTGGCGATCGGCGATTGCGCACTGCATGCAAACCGTTATGCAGATGGACGGGTGATTCGGCTCGAATCCGTACAGAACGCGAACGACCAAGCCACGATCGCGGCGAAGACCGTCTCGGGCGCCCTGGAAAACTACGAGGCCGTGCCGTGGTTCTGGTCTAGCCAATATGACCTCAGGCTTCAGACCATCGGCCTTTCGACCGGTCACGATCAGGTAGTCGTCCGCGGGGATCCGGCCACGCGCGCATTCACGCTTATCTACCTTCGACACGGTCAGGTGATCGCACTCGACTGTGTAAATACTCCAAAAGATTACGTGCAGGGCCGCGCGCTTGTTACGGAGGGGTTGAGTCTCGATGCTGTGATGCTGGCCGATGCTGGGCAGCCACTGAAGGCTCTTGTGGAAACAGCACGCAATGCAGCACGCGTGACCGTCTGCTTACCCAACACACAAGGGAATACCTCCTCGCCTGTCTGA
- a CDS encoding aromatic ring-hydroxylating oxygenase subunit alpha, which yields MSSVSFPNDLGLNDEDIAAVRQPLERASLLPPAAYTDARIFSIERERIFARNWLPICHVSQIKEPGSYVTRVLVGEPVIALRDREGQIKVMSNVCRHRNTTLASGAGTVKGNRIICPYHGWTYGLDGKLLAAPFMDQAQCFERRDVKLPQFRSEVWHGFVFVNFDEQAAPLAPQIAGLEPDVGPYRIEEMEAVEMGRRTVPWNWKISLENFSEAYHQPWVHPKTADHEFPATKAEYRDVTGPYGCFSLYQKDHQPAQTFYPPVAGLDERFLCSATVFNIYPYTHAITDAATPLWLDFNIHNEREHELVWTLLLPRGARDAADFSERFEPLKAFFLRILDEDVGVTTGVGLGVHSRFIKPGRLSQMEKTVHQFHNWWLDCMLKDTGVSLA from the coding sequence ATGTCAAGTGTATCGTTTCCGAATGATCTCGGTCTCAACGACGAGGATATTGCTGCGGTTCGCCAACCGCTCGAGCGCGCTTCGCTGCTGCCGCCGGCGGCGTATACCGACGCACGGATTTTCAGCATCGAACGCGAACGTATCTTTGCGCGCAATTGGCTGCCTATTTGCCATGTGAGCCAGATCAAGGAGCCGGGTAGCTACGTGACCCGCGTACTGGTCGGCGAACCTGTGATTGCACTACGCGACCGCGAAGGGCAGATCAAGGTGATGTCCAATGTTTGCCGCCACCGCAACACTACACTTGCATCAGGTGCTGGCACCGTGAAAGGCAACCGCATTATCTGCCCCTATCACGGCTGGACGTACGGGCTAGATGGGAAGTTGCTGGCTGCACCGTTTATGGATCAAGCCCAGTGCTTTGAACGCCGCGACGTGAAACTGCCCCAGTTCCGCTCGGAGGTTTGGCATGGCTTCGTATTCGTCAATTTCGACGAACAGGCCGCGCCGCTCGCGCCGCAGATCGCAGGTCTGGAGCCTGACGTTGGCCCGTACCGAATTGAGGAAATGGAGGCGGTGGAGATGGGCCGGCGCACGGTACCCTGGAATTGGAAAATCTCTCTCGAGAATTTCAGCGAAGCCTATCATCAGCCTTGGGTTCATCCAAAAACGGCGGATCACGAGTTCCCAGCCACCAAGGCGGAGTACCGTGACGTGACCGGTCCGTACGGTTGCTTCTCTCTCTACCAGAAGGATCACCAGCCGGCTCAGACCTTCTATCCGCCAGTGGCTGGTCTGGATGAGCGGTTCCTGTGTAGCGCGACGGTGTTCAATATTTATCCGTACACACACGCGATTACCGATGCGGCTACGCCGCTGTGGCTCGACTTCAATATCCACAACGAACGTGAACATGAACTCGTGTGGACATTGCTATTGCCACGTGGTGCTCGGGACGCTGCTGATTTCTCTGAGAGATTCGAGCCACTGAAGGCGTTTTTCTTGCGTATCTTGGACGAAGACGTTGGTGTGACCACCGGTGTCGGCCTCGGGGTGCATTCACGCTTCATTAAGCCGGGTAGGCTCTCGCAAATGGAAAAGACTGTGCATCAGTTTCATAACTGGTGGCTTGATTGCATGCTCAAGGATACAGGCGTCTCATTAGCATGA
- a CDS encoding Rieske 2Fe-2S domain-containing protein, translating to MFIPLHAPREHVLRPNSSQIAERDWQILADFWYPIAEVSEIRDLPFKATLLDVDLALFRDADGKIAVVLDMCPHRLIRLSGGTVEDGQIVCPFHGLHFDGSGKCTLVPALGDKGRLPASYRVRNFPVKELYGLVWTCLGDATKHDLPSFPTLLDAPRDELVHISSAIWPISAPRQIENFFDLAHLPFVHATTLGGDPKAELKPGHVEQTDDAVIMTAQYYETAGKTNHLCNYRYRVVLPFALEFGMQAVDDPNFSLTSCDIPSPVSAYTSRVFQILRTQLPESEWPSLRTAFEKINGEDIGVLSQMRVLNMPLDQHHEIHLPVDNISNAYRSRLRELGLGQGE from the coding sequence ATGTTCATTCCCCTTCATGCACCGCGCGAACACGTGCTGCGTCCTAATTCGTCGCAGATCGCGGAGCGCGACTGGCAGATTCTGGCCGACTTCTGGTACCCGATTGCTGAGGTGTCCGAGATCCGTGATCTGCCGTTCAAGGCAACGCTGCTCGACGTCGATCTCGCGCTATTTCGCGATGCCGACGGAAAAATTGCGGTGGTGCTGGACATGTGTCCTCACCGGCTCATCCGCTTGAGTGGTGGTACGGTTGAAGATGGCCAGATTGTCTGTCCATTTCACGGATTGCATTTCGACGGATCGGGAAAGTGCACGCTCGTACCGGCGCTTGGCGACAAGGGTCGGCTGCCGGCCTCGTACCGCGTGCGTAACTTTCCGGTGAAGGAGCTGTATGGCCTGGTCTGGACTTGCCTCGGTGACGCCACGAAGCATGATCTGCCGTCCTTTCCGACCTTACTCGATGCCCCGAGAGACGAACTCGTACACATCTCATCGGCGATCTGGCCGATTTCCGCGCCACGCCAGATCGAGAATTTTTTCGATCTGGCGCATCTTCCGTTCGTCCACGCAACGACCCTAGGCGGAGATCCCAAGGCGGAATTGAAACCTGGCCACGTTGAGCAGACTGACGATGCGGTGATCATGACCGCGCAATATTACGAGACCGCTGGCAAGACGAACCACCTATGTAATTACCGCTATCGAGTGGTATTGCCCTTTGCACTCGAGTTCGGGATGCAGGCGGTAGATGACCCGAATTTTAGCTTGACGTCGTGCGATATCCCGTCTCCGGTCAGTGCTTACACCAGCCGTGTGTTTCAGATCCTCCGCACGCAACTGCCAGAGTCGGAGTGGCCGTCGCTGAGGACTGCGTTTGAAAAGATCAACGGGGAGGATATTGGGGTGCTATCGCAGATGCGCGTCTTGAACATGCCGCTCGATCAACATCACGAAATTCACTTGCCAGTCGACAACATTAGCAATGCCTACCGCAGCCGCCTGCGCGAACTTGGGCTCGGGCAGGGCGAGTGA
- a CDS encoding aminotransferase class III-fold pyridoxal phosphate-dependent enzyme: MNDPKDVLKNPPPIIEKGDGVYITDVDGHRMLDCQGGLWCVNAGYGRKEIVDAITRQANELAYYNLFPGGANAPATRLGARLIELLRPEGMSRVLFSSGGSDSVESAFKLARQYWKLEGEPERIKFISLRGGYHGLHFGGMSACGGDAWRRSYEPLVPGFINVESPNLYRNPFTSDPEALVDICIKLLEREIQFQSADTVAAVIAEPIQGAGGVNVPPASYWPKLREVCDRYGVLLIADEVITGFGRSGALFGSRGWGVKPDIMCLAKGLTSGYVPLGATVLNDRVASAWNNEGPRSVLMHGYTYSGHPVACAAGLAAVDIVVKENLTENARVVGDYFLGRLGELKEKHRVIGDVRGKGLMIAVELVKDRETKEPFSPVDSYPGAISEACVANGVMLRTIVNKFIISPPLTFTKAHVDEVVRVLDDALTRNKY; encoded by the coding sequence ATGAACGACCCGAAAGATGTGTTGAAGAACCCGCCGCCGATCATTGAGAAGGGCGATGGGGTGTATATCACCGACGTCGATGGACATCGCATGCTCGATTGTCAGGGCGGGCTCTGGTGTGTCAATGCCGGTTATGGGCGCAAGGAAATTGTCGATGCGATTACGCGTCAGGCGAACGAACTTGCCTACTACAACCTTTTTCCGGGTGGCGCGAATGCGCCGGCCACGCGTCTCGGGGCGCGCTTGATCGAGCTACTGCGACCTGAGGGCATGTCGCGCGTGTTGTTCAGTTCGGGCGGCTCCGACTCAGTGGAGAGCGCGTTCAAGCTGGCTCGTCAGTATTGGAAGCTCGAGGGTGAGCCCGAACGTATCAAGTTCATCTCGCTGCGCGGTGGCTACCACGGCCTGCATTTCGGTGGCATGTCCGCTTGCGGCGGTGACGCGTGGCGACGCAGCTATGAGCCGCTGGTGCCGGGTTTCATCAACGTCGAGTCGCCGAATCTCTATCGGAATCCGTTCACCTCGGATCCAGAGGCCCTCGTCGATATCTGTATCAAGCTGCTTGAGCGCGAAATTCAGTTCCAGAGCGCCGATACAGTGGCTGCGGTGATTGCTGAGCCGATCCAGGGGGCTGGTGGCGTGAATGTGCCGCCCGCGAGCTATTGGCCGAAGCTGCGGGAGGTTTGCGACCGCTACGGTGTATTGTTGATCGCCGACGAGGTGATCACGGGATTCGGTCGCAGCGGCGCGCTTTTCGGTAGCCGGGGATGGGGCGTGAAGCCGGACATCATGTGTCTGGCGAAGGGCTTGACCAGCGGCTATGTGCCGCTTGGTGCGACAGTGTTGAACGACCGCGTGGCCAGCGCTTGGAACAACGAGGGGCCGCGCTCGGTTCTGATGCACGGCTATACCTACAGCGGCCATCCGGTAGCCTGCGCAGCAGGTTTGGCCGCAGTGGACATCGTGGTGAAGGAGAACCTCACCGAGAATGCGCGAGTGGTTGGCGATTACTTCCTTGGCCGGCTTGGCGAACTGAAGGAAAAGCACCGAGTGATTGGTGATGTACGCGGCAAGGGGTTGATGATCGCAGTTGAGCTTGTCAAGGATCGCGAGACCAAAGAACCGTTCTCGCCGGTGGACAGCTACCCTGGCGCGATTTCCGAAGCGTGCGTGGCCAATGGGGTAATGTTGCGAACCATCGTGAACAAGTTCATCATTTCGCCGCCGCTTACGTTCACCAAAGCGCATGTCGATGAGGTCGTGCGTGTGCTGGACGACGCGCTCACGCGCAACAAGTACTGA
- a CDS encoding MFS transporter: MDMKELRVVASSCAAACVGNATWWMQPVLMHQLVTTDGMSESLAGLVITIEMLSLSLGSALLNRLIGERTPLFGVALWGTVVAIVGAFLAVFWEHHTSWLILARLAVGAGAGAAFMASNRLAARTRVPESTFATLGIVNVVYGIVLIGLLPHIGISMETGSFKVFVIAIVMLLPVVLFTPRTVYDSGTTQTVGFSPEQLTARGGVSGRIAVIAAGSWAIGLCSGIIWVFYWIIGERAGMSSVAIESAVTASIVAAGVGSTMAAVIGAKFGRARPACVGLAILAASVLTLSSHPAEFGFRVAACLQLSAIYFLFPFLQAAAAAEDPSGVGASYVGSAFFTAGALAPLVGSIVVQYIGFGLVAGAIVVVAVVLGLALLLLERRSPAVVSRVIG; the protein is encoded by the coding sequence ATGGATATGAAAGAACTCAGGGTCGTGGCAAGCAGCTGCGCCGCAGCGTGCGTGGGCAACGCAACTTGGTGGATGCAGCCGGTGTTGATGCATCAATTGGTGACGACGGACGGCATGAGCGAGAGCTTGGCCGGACTTGTCATAACAATCGAGATGCTTTCGCTGTCACTCGGATCTGCTCTGCTCAACCGGCTCATTGGCGAACGTACGCCGTTGTTCGGCGTGGCGCTTTGGGGCACCGTAGTTGCGATCGTCGGTGCTTTTCTGGCTGTGTTCTGGGAGCATCATACAAGCTGGCTCATCCTCGCACGCCTAGCGGTTGGCGCCGGTGCCGGCGCTGCTTTCATGGCCAGCAACCGGCTTGCGGCCCGTACCCGGGTGCCCGAATCGACCTTCGCGACGCTTGGAATAGTTAATGTGGTCTATGGCATCGTGCTGATCGGATTATTACCCCATATCGGCATTTCGATGGAGACGGGATCGTTCAAGGTATTCGTAATCGCCATCGTAATGTTGTTGCCGGTCGTTTTATTTACGCCGCGGACGGTTTACGACAGCGGTACTACCCAAACTGTCGGATTCTCTCCTGAGCAGTTGACAGCCAGGGGAGGGGTGTCTGGGCGTATTGCCGTCATTGCAGCCGGTTCATGGGCGATTGGCCTTTGCAGCGGAATCATTTGGGTGTTCTACTGGATTATCGGCGAGAGGGCCGGGATGTCGTCTGTCGCTATCGAGAGCGCGGTGACTGCATCAATCGTTGCCGCTGGTGTGGGGAGCACCATGGCGGCCGTGATTGGTGCAAAATTCGGCCGAGCCCGGCCTGCCTGTGTGGGCTTGGCGATCCTCGCGGCCTCAGTCTTGACACTGAGTTCACACCCGGCGGAATTTGGGTTCCGTGTCGCCGCCTGTCTGCAACTTAGTGCGATCTATTTCCTGTTCCCGTTTCTTCAGGCAGCCGCTGCAGCGGAGGATCCCTCCGGTGTGGGTGCATCGTACGTCGGCTCAGCATTCTTCACCGCCGGCGCGTTGGCCCCGTTGGTTGGATCGATCGTGGTGCAATACATTGGATTCGGCTTGGTAGCTGGGGCAATTGTCGTGGTGGCGGTAGTGCTGGGTCTGGCCTTGCTGCTCCTCGAACGACGTAGTCCAGCGGTTGTGTCGCGCGTGATCGGCTGA
- a CDS encoding aldehyde dehydrogenase family protein, translating to MVHLENDLSILSEPARAALDRKPSHLIDGEWHAANTSHPVLDPSSGKQISAIGKGGVAEIDAAVQAAHRALGNATWKQLGPFGRERLLSRLADLIDEHTHTLAELETVDNGMPIWLSSGINVPGSAGVFRYFAGWPSKLVGQTMDVSGPPDGGRYTGITRREPIGVVAAIVPWNVPLMLAAWKLAPALAAGCTVVLKPAEDASLSALMLGQLVQKAGFPPGVVNIVTGLGAEAGEALVRHPLVAKISFTGSTSVGRHIGAIAGESLKKATLELGGKSPTLVFADASLEAAVKGAADAIYFNSGQVCVAGSRLYVQNSIYDEVVERLHQHVRTLSVGPGLDANSAMGPLINARQRQHVLGYIDAARNAGYDIAGGDGFEGASGFYVGPTVVTGAPLNASITQEEVFGPVLSVYGFDDEQEAIALANATDYGLAACLWSGSVDTVVRVSAALQCGKVSVNNSGFPYPALPEGGVKASGIGRDLGSEAVEQCLQTKTLMIRTQGE from the coding sequence ATGGTGCATCTCGAAAATGACCTGTCCATTCTCAGCGAGCCTGCGCGTGCAGCGCTTGATCGCAAGCCCTCGCACCTGATCGACGGCGAATGGCATGCGGCCAATACATCGCATCCGGTGCTTGATCCATCGTCCGGTAAACAGATCAGCGCGATCGGGAAGGGCGGGGTGGCCGAGATCGACGCGGCCGTGCAGGCCGCGCATCGCGCGCTTGGTAATGCAACTTGGAAGCAGCTTGGCCCGTTCGGCCGCGAGCGTCTCCTTTCCCGGCTCGCGGATTTGATCGACGAGCATACGCATACGTTGGCCGAGCTCGAGACCGTTGATAACGGCATGCCGATCTGGCTTTCGAGCGGAATCAACGTGCCAGGTTCTGCAGGGGTATTCCGATATTTCGCTGGATGGCCGAGCAAGCTCGTTGGACAAACGATGGACGTGAGCGGTCCGCCGGACGGAGGTCGCTATACCGGTATCACACGCCGTGAGCCGATCGGTGTGGTCGCTGCGATCGTACCGTGGAACGTGCCATTGATGCTTGCCGCGTGGAAGCTGGCTCCCGCGCTGGCAGCCGGCTGCACAGTCGTGCTCAAGCCGGCCGAAGATGCTTCGCTGTCTGCGCTGATGCTTGGTCAGTTGGTCCAAAAGGCGGGATTCCCGCCGGGCGTGGTGAATATCGTCACTGGTCTTGGAGCCGAGGCTGGTGAAGCGTTGGTGCGGCATCCGCTCGTCGCAAAAATCTCGTTTACCGGTTCGACGTCTGTCGGACGCCATATCGGCGCCATTGCAGGAGAAAGTCTGAAGAAGGCCACGCTCGAACTAGGGGGCAAGTCGCCGACGCTTGTATTTGCTGATGCGAGCCTCGAAGCAGCAGTAAAAGGCGCGGCCGACGCGATTTATTTCAACTCGGGGCAAGTTTGTGTGGCAGGTTCGCGGCTGTATGTGCAGAACAGCATTTACGACGAAGTGGTCGAGCGGCTTCATCAGCACGTGCGTACGTTGAGCGTGGGGCCGGGGCTTGACGCAAATAGTGCGATGGGGCCGCTGATCAACGCGCGCCAACGCCAGCATGTGCTCGGGTATATCGATGCGGCGCGCAACGCCGGTTACGACATAGCGGGTGGCGACGGATTTGAGGGGGCCAGCGGCTTCTATGTTGGTCCGACAGTCGTAACGGGGGCGCCGCTGAACGCATCGATCACCCAGGAAGAGGTGTTTGGCCCGGTTCTTAGCGTATACGGCTTCGATGACGAGCAGGAAGCGATTGCTCTCGCCAATGCGACCGACTACGGTTTGGCCGCTTGCCTTTGGTCCGGCTCGGTGGATACGGTGGTGCGCGTAAGCGCAGCCCTGCAATGCGGGAAGGTGTCTGTCAATAACTCTGGATTTCCCTATCCGGCATTGCCGGAGGGGGGGGTCAAAGCTTCGGGCATCGGTCGCGACCTCGGCTCCGAGGCGGTCGAACAATGTCTTCAGACCAAAACTCTGATGATTCGCACGCAAGGCGAATAA
- a CDS encoding 2Fe-2S iron-sulfur cluster-binding protein — protein sequence MAILHVKTREGDVSSIEARSGRSVMELIRDSGQDELLAVCGGCCSCATCHVYVEPEFEAKLPPMNDDEHDLLDSSDHRTEFSRLACQLAFTEDLDGLTVTIAPAD from the coding sequence ATGGCAATACTGCACGTGAAGACGCGAGAGGGAGATGTATCGTCGATCGAGGCCCGATCTGGCCGGTCGGTCATGGAGTTGATAAGGGACAGCGGGCAAGACGAGTTGCTCGCGGTCTGTGGAGGGTGCTGCTCATGCGCAACCTGCCATGTCTATGTCGAGCCCGAGTTTGAAGCGAAATTGCCGCCGATGAACGACGACGAGCACGACCTGCTCGACAGTTCAGACCATCGTACGGAGTTCTCGCGTCTGGCCTGTCAGTTGGCGTTCACCGAAGACCTTGATGGTCTGACGGTTACCATCGCACCTGCGGATTGA
- a CDS encoding GlxA family transcriptional regulator — protein sequence MRKPTEVHIVLYEGFQALDATAALAVFEHTNMLLRRLGLSEHYAVSFVASRVGPVHSSSVVELLATSAIAANSLPDAAIVVGAFEIEEALLAEPSLINWLAQQGTRLRRLASLCTGSYFLAEAGLLDHKRATTHWNHAQRMQQRYPLVEVDAEPIYVRQGNIITSAGVTAGIDLALSFVEEDLGREIALQVARDLAVFLKRPGEHSQFSMYLQSQMIADPVIRDLQEWILASLDQPLSPNRLAKHANMSPDELDRLFREHAGVAPAEFILTARFELARALLEDPDASMSLAAMRCGFGTVGKMSQAFLSRMGVDAATYRARLLKRNALSGGSR from the coding sequence ATGCGCAAACCCACAGAGGTTCACATCGTTCTGTATGAAGGCTTCCAGGCACTCGATGCCACCGCCGCACTAGCTGTCTTCGAACATACAAACATGCTGCTCAGGCGGCTTGGATTGAGTGAGCACTATGCCGTATCGTTCGTTGCGTCGAGGGTCGGACCAGTTCATTCCAGCTCGGTCGTAGAACTACTCGCTACCTCGGCTATCGCTGCGAATAGCCTGCCGGATGCTGCCATCGTGGTCGGGGCATTCGAAATTGAGGAAGCGCTGCTCGCAGAGCCCTCACTCATCAACTGGCTAGCGCAGCAGGGGACACGCCTGCGGCGACTCGCTTCACTCTGCACAGGTAGTTACTTTCTTGCCGAAGCCGGGCTACTCGATCACAAACGTGCCACTACGCACTGGAATCATGCACAGCGCATGCAGCAACGTTACCCACTGGTCGAGGTCGATGCCGAACCGATCTACGTTCGCCAGGGCAATATCATTACCTCTGCCGGCGTGACTGCTGGAATCGATCTCGCACTTTCGTTTGTGGAAGAGGACCTCGGCCGAGAGATCGCGTTGCAGGTCGCGCGCGATCTTGCTGTGTTTCTCAAGCGCCCTGGTGAGCACTCCCAGTTCAGCATGTACCTCCAGAGCCAGATGATTGCGGACCCAGTGATACGCGACCTGCAGGAGTGGATTCTGGCTTCACTTGATCAACCTTTGTCTCCGAATCGCCTCGCGAAACATGCGAATATGTCACCAGACGAACTCGATCGACTTTTCCGAGAACATGCGGGAGTCGCACCAGCCGAGTTCATCCTGACAGCCCGCTTCGAATTGGCCAGAGCGCTGCTGGAGGACCCCGATGCATCGATGTCCCTCGCCGCGATGCGCTGTGGGTTCGGAACCGTGGGAAAGATGTCGCAAGCGTTCCTGAGTCGGATGGGGGTAGACGCCGCGACCTACCGTGCCCGGCTGCTCAAGCGCAATGCGCTAAGCGGGGGATCGCGATAA
- a CDS encoding aromatic ring-hydroxylating dioxygenase subunit alpha yields the protein MTLPSQKIISAGQRALQQMADRDTPFIFNDWYVAALKQEVGRQLTKRTLLGRRVVLYRTEAGQPVALDDRCAHRSYPLSEGILDGDTIICGYHGFRYDANGNWCEVPSQAKCPQGIGVRNYPLIEQGPLIWIWLGDDAPDATKLPHQDWMESPNWAWSSGYMPMKGSYVGLHENLIDLTHLSFVHERTFGTPDYARAPFEVDIGEEKFAVLRNVVPTKLPPMWANATGLVETTTAARIARSSFESPGLHLTSVAFYESTLPENDRAEFHIRVAHLPTPETASSTHYFFVVGRDFGLDQEDLQNFIHEQTCEVFSEDKKALALVDDVLRDRDHSFFEVSVASDAAAVAMRRYLKSRARTDVREQESVAAVTMVRSTDA from the coding sequence ATGACCCTGCCATCACAAAAGATTATTTCTGCCGGCCAACGTGCACTACAGCAAATGGCCGATCGTGACACCCCGTTCATCTTCAACGACTGGTATGTTGCTGCGCTTAAGCAGGAAGTGGGCCGCCAGCTAACTAAACGAACATTGTTGGGCCGGCGAGTCGTTTTGTATCGAACAGAGGCTGGCCAGCCGGTAGCTTTGGACGATCGCTGTGCTCACCGTTCCTATCCGCTGTCCGAAGGCATATTGGACGGGGATACTATCATTTGCGGATACCATGGGTTTCGCTATGACGCAAACGGTAACTGGTGCGAGGTACCATCGCAAGCCAAGTGCCCGCAGGGTATCGGCGTCAGAAATTACCCATTGATTGAGCAGGGGCCGCTTATCTGGATTTGGTTAGGCGACGACGCACCGGATGCTACCAAATTGCCGCATCAGGATTGGATGGAATCGCCGAATTGGGCATGGTCAAGCGGCTACATGCCGATGAAAGGCAGTTACGTCGGATTGCACGAGAATTTGATTGACCTGACACATCTATCGTTTGTTCACGAGAGGACATTCGGAACACCGGATTACGCGAGGGCGCCTTTTGAAGTGGATATCGGGGAGGAAAAATTTGCGGTATTGCGCAACGTCGTGCCAACCAAATTGCCACCGATGTGGGCTAATGCTACTGGGCTTGTAGAGACAACCACAGCGGCGCGCATTGCTCGCTCATCATTTGAGTCGCCGGGCTTGCACCTGACGTCGGTGGCGTTCTATGAAAGTACTCTGCCAGAGAATGATCGCGCCGAATTTCATATTCGGGTCGCACATCTGCCTACCCCTGAAACCGCAAGTTCGACGCACTACTTTTTCGTGGTGGGTCGCGACTTCGGCCTTGATCAGGAAGATCTGCAGAATTTCATCCACGAACAAACATGTGAGGTGTTTAGCGAAGACAAGAAGGCACTTGCGTTAGTCGACGATGTGCTTCGTGATAGAGACCACTCTTTCTTTGAAGTTTCTGTTGCGAGCGATGCGGCGGCGGTGGCTATGCGTCGATACTTGAAGTCTCGAGCAAGAACTGATGTTCGAGAGCAAGAGAGCGTAGCCGCTGTAACCATGGTGCGCTCTACGGATGCATAA